A single genomic interval of Lathyrus oleraceus cultivar Zhongwan6 chromosome 7, CAAS_Psat_ZW6_1.0, whole genome shotgun sequence harbors:
- the LOC127104767 gene encoding DNA-(apurinic or apyrimidinic site) endonuclease 2-like produces the protein MEEWWGRMHGLLMEGGPTYESIKQSVANDIIEEVLRQKLKRSFKNVKIITYNVNGLRQRILQFGSLRNLLNSFDADIICFQETKLSRQDVTADLVMVDGYESFFSSTRTSQKGQTGYSGVITFCRVKSAFSSTEATLPLAAEEGFTGLMCNSQTREDKLPLFIEDLEGFSKDELLSVDSEGRCIVTDHGHFVLFNIYGPRAGSDDTERIQCDAGPDFDNNEFGRWFRSMLIENGGHFSDVFRAKYPDKGDAFTCLQEKTKTAASKYEDDILKFCEESGLPVAQDDTQIQHSNETALGCLAESLTCEDLNDEIVNVKRMKFSLHELPCSRSNSEHVLGSSGIPEVVISDPPCAATDCDSDPIAFRTVESSKHGVVSSCCLLKHNLVQNKDVLNNDVDVTNCKSESANGNITKEMFANKVVASPISQESSANRLAVTSSSITVAKKSSYPLKN, from the exons ATGGAAGAGTGGTGGGGAAGGATGCACGGTCTTCTTATGGAGGGAGGACCTACATATGAATCAATAAAACAGTCAGTTGCTAATGATATCATCGAAGAGGTTCTAAGACAGAAGCTTAAGAGATCCTTCAAAAATGTGAAGATAATAACTTACAACGTAAACGGTTTGAGACAACGCATATTGCAGTTCGGTTCTCTCCGCAATCTGCTCAATTCATTCGACGCTGATATTATTTGCTTTCAGGAGACAAAACTTAGCAGACAAGATGTTACAGCGGATTTGGTTATGGTAGATGGATACGAATCGTTCTTTTCTTCTACCCGAACTTCTCAGAAAGGCCAAACCGGTTATTCCGGTGTTATTACATTTTGTCGAGTAAAGTCTGCTTTTTCGAGTACTGAAGCAACATTGCCCTTGGCAGCTGAAGAAGGATTCACTGGCCTAATGTGTAACTCTCAAACTAGGGAAGATAAATTGCCACTCTTCATAGAAGATCTTGAGGGTTTTTCAAAAGATGAGCTTCTCAGTGTTGACAGTGAAGGGCGATGCATTGTCACTGATCATGGGCACTTTGTTCTTTTCAATATTTATGGGCCTCGAGCTGGAAGTGATGACACAGAGAGGATTCA GTGTGATGCAGGGCCTGATTTTGACAATAATGAGTTTGGAAGATGGTTCAGATCGATGCTAATTGAAAATGGAGGCCACTTTTCTGATGTCTTCCGAGCAAAATATCCTGATAAAGGAGATGCATTCACCT GCCTGCAAGAAAAAACCAAAACAGCAGCATCAAAATATGAAGATGATATTCTCAAGTTTTGTGAAGAAAGTGGATTACCTGTTGCCCAAGATGATACCCAAATTCAGCATTCCAATGAGACTGCCCTGGGGTGTTTGGCCGAGAGTTTAACTTGTGAAGACCTGAATGATGAGATTGTAAATGTTAAACGTATGAAGTTTTCTCTACATGAACTTCCTTGTAGTAGATCTAATTCAGAACATGTTTTGGGTTCATCTGGAATTCCGGAAGTAGTAATTTCCGACCCGCCTTGTGCTGCTACAGACTGTGATAGTGACCCAATTGCATTTCGGACAGTTGAATCATCTAAACATGGCGTGGTATCTAGTTGCTGTCTATTGAAGCATAACCTGGTACAGAATAAAGATGTTTTGAATAATGATGTAGATGTTACAAACTGTAAATCTGAATCTGCAAATGGGAACATCACAAAAGAAATGTTTGCAAATAAGGTAGTTGCTTCACCTATATCCCAGGAGAGCTCGGCAAACAGGCTAGCTGTAACGAGTTCATCAATCACTGTTGCGAAGAAGTCTTCCTATCCTTTGAAAAACTGA